In Hemiscyllium ocellatum isolate sHemOce1 chromosome 5, sHemOce1.pat.X.cur, whole genome shotgun sequence, the following are encoded in one genomic region:
- the LOC132816217 gene encoding sperm microtubule associated protein 1-like, which yields MVMMPSGLPPRFAPSPPKAELKRREKAFLLDCVAISSIARDYSYSAPKAGTVIPPYNAQNDRHALAYFRTKPLPPLLKKTGQSRGGTSIHGVTVDRFQFQGSAAGYLQTRNKNGAGHSADQVKGHSLFLSEIKPIFGYNGLYGYRRNTPALRKVPSPFGVITRSAIH from the exons ATGGTGATGATGCCTAGTGGCTTGCCACCTCGCTTCGCTCCCTCTCCTCCAAAAGCTGAGTTGAAACGGAGGGAGAAAGCTTTCCTCTTGGACTGTGTGGCAATTAGTTCGATCGCCAGAGACTATAGTTACTCggcgcccaaggctggaactgtcATCCCGCCTTATAACGCACAGAACGACCGCCATGCACTGGCCTATTTCAGGACCAAGCCTCTCCCGCCACTGTTAAAAAAGACCGGCCAA TCCCGTGGTGGGACTTCAATCCATGGTGTGACTGTCGATCGATTCCAGTTTCAAGGATCTGCAGCAGGTTACCTGCAAACAAGAAACAAAAACGGAGCAG GTCACTCCGCAGATCAAGTGAAAGGacattctctgtttctctccgaAATTAAACCTATATTTGGATACAATGGTCTCTATGGATACAGGAGGAACACACCGGCCCTGCGTAAAGTCCCTTCACCTTTTGGTGTAATTACCCGGTCTGCTATTCATTGA